In Dehalogenimonas etheniformans, one genomic interval encodes:
- a CDS encoding dehalogenase, producing the protein MWMMLLNILMGLGLAAVAWALFSMAKSYGKAVKWWHWFMFVISAILWIFSFSWLGAQLGEELGGKVFAQGAIFGWGIAFALSILLALVTFQLIRRQKTLAK; encoded by the coding sequence TGGGACTTGGTTTGGCTGCTGTTGCCTGGGCTTTATTTTCAATGGCGAAAAGCTACGGAAAAGCAGTCAAATGGTGGCACTGGTTCATGTTTGTTATTTCGGCAATCCTCTGGATATTCAGTTTCTCGTGGCTGGGAGCCCAACTGGGTGAAGAATTGGGAGGCAAGGTATTTGCGCAGGGCGCCATTTTTGGTTGGGGCATTGCATTCGCTCTAAGCATTCTCCTTGCTTTGGTTACGTTCCAGTTGATTCGACGCCAGAAAACCCTCGCAAAATAA